A genomic stretch from Antarcticibacterium flavum includes:
- a CDS encoding 7-carboxy-7-deazaguanine synthase QueE — MIKEETQELVDQGKMLPLMEAFYTIQGEGYHKGTAAYFIRIGGCDVGCHWCDVKESWNADLHPPTAVDTMVEEAVKYSKTIVITGGEPLTWDMGPLTSSLKEKGCAIHIETSGAYELTGHWDWICLSPKKIKLPTEEIYAVANELKVIVFNAHDLKFAEEQAAKVNNDCILYLQPEWSKREKMIPLIVDYVMKNPKWKVSLQTHKYLNIP; from the coding sequence ATGATAAAAGAAGAAACACAGGAGCTGGTAGACCAGGGAAAAATGTTGCCTTTAATGGAGGCTTTCTATACCATACAGGGAGAAGGTTATCATAAAGGAACTGCCGCCTATTTTATAAGAATAGGTGGTTGTGATGTAGGCTGCCACTGGTGTGATGTTAAGGAAAGCTGGAATGCAGATCTTCATCCACCCACTGCTGTAGATACTATGGTGGAAGAGGCAGTTAAATACAGCAAAACTATTGTGATCACTGGAGGGGAGCCTCTAACCTGGGATATGGGGCCACTTACTTCGAGCCTTAAAGAAAAAGGCTGTGCTATCCATATAGAGACCTCAGGAGCTTATGAGCTAACAGGCCACTGGGACTGGATATGTCTTTCTCCTAAAAAGATAAAATTACCTACAGAGGAGATATATGCTGTCGCCAATGAACTTAAGGTAATTGTCTTTAATGCACACGATCTAAAATTTGCAGAGGAACAGGCTGCAAAAGTGAATAATGATTGTATACTCTATCTCCAGCCGGAATGGAGCAAGCGGGAAAAAATGATCCCCTTGATCGTAGATTATGTCATGAAAAATCCAAAATGGAAGGTTTCCTTGCAAACCCATAAATATCTTAATATTCCATAA
- a CDS encoding glutamate racemase: protein MHFFRLYLPSILILSLSIACKNNQKEMVDPRVNTEEERPIISSILEDRESFYYVNFEEYPAMDPTLPIGVFDSGTGGLTVLDALVNFDAHNNQTREKQSDGKADFLEEEFIYLADQANMPYGNYSSEEKTDLLVEHIIKDVQFLVSNKYYRDGKDSIVQKDKLPVKSIVIACNTATAYGSELVQEFFLKTGIELKIIGVIDAGARGTLSRMELEEDASVGVMATVGTIQSKGYENTILRINLSNPSNPGYPGGIV, encoded by the coding sequence ATGCATTTCTTTCGTCTTTATCTCCCTTCGATCCTAATACTTAGTCTGAGCATTGCCTGTAAAAACAACCAGAAGGAAATGGTGGATCCCCGGGTGAATACAGAGGAAGAAAGGCCAATTATTTCAAGTATTCTCGAAGACCGGGAGTCCTTTTATTATGTGAATTTTGAAGAGTACCCTGCCATGGACCCCACCCTGCCAATTGGGGTGTTTGACTCGGGAACAGGAGGTTTAACTGTGCTGGATGCCCTTGTGAATTTTGATGCTCATAATAATCAAACACGAGAAAAGCAAAGCGATGGTAAGGCCGATTTCCTGGAAGAGGAGTTTATCTACCTGGCAGACCAGGCCAATATGCCTTACGGTAATTATTCCAGCGAGGAGAAAACCGATTTACTTGTAGAACATATTATAAAGGATGTGCAATTCCTGGTTTCCAATAAATACTACCGGGATGGTAAAGACAGTATCGTTCAAAAGGACAAGCTTCCTGTAAAATCCATAGTTATTGCGTGTAATACAGCTACTGCCTATGGTAGTGAGCTTGTGCAGGAGTTTTTCCTTAAAACGGGGATAGAGTTAAAAATTATAGGGGTTATTGATGCAGGAGCAAGAGGAACATTATCACGCATGGAACTGGAAGAGGATGCAAGCGTGGGGGTAATGGCTACCGTAGGGACCATCCAGTCAAAAGGATATGAGAATACCATCCTTAGAATTAACCTATCTAACCCTTCAAATCCGGGATATCCTGGAGGAATTGTATAA
- a CDS encoding DUF2911 domain-containing protein, whose product MKKLVYLATIAFFTLNTISMEAQDKQDTPREGPNFPKIDASPMDIAIYRNTDDEAVARVIYSRPQKRNRQVFGNLVPYGEVWRTGANEATELNLYQDVKVADALVEAGTYTVYTIPGEKEWTIILNNRIHTWGAYEYTDKEDKVRIKVPVRNSPTTIESFSVAFEPQGEGAKLLMGWDDKYVEVPFMPANKK is encoded by the coding sequence ATGAAAAAATTAGTCTATTTAGCAACTATTGCATTTTTTACCCTGAATACCATTTCTATGGAAGCTCAGGACAAACAGGACACTCCAAGGGAAGGTCCCAATTTCCCGAAAATTGATGCCAGTCCCATGGATATAGCTATTTACAGAAATACTGATGATGAGGCGGTAGCCCGGGTCATTTACAGCAGACCTCAAAAGAGAAATCGCCAGGTTTTTGGAAATCTTGTTCCCTATGGGGAAGTTTGGCGTACAGGTGCAAATGAAGCAACAGAGTTAAACCTGTATCAGGATGTAAAAGTAGCCGATGCCTTGGTTGAAGCGGGAACTTATACAGTGTACACCATCCCGGGCGAAAAGGAGTGGACAATTATCCTAAATAACAGGATACATACCTGGGGAGCTTATGAATATACAGATAAGGAGGATAAGGTGAGAATAAAAGTGCCTGTAAGAAATTCTCCAACTACAATTGAAAGCTTCTCTGTTGCCTTTGAGCCACAGGGGGAAGGTGCCAAATTATTGATGGGCTGGGATGACAAATATGTAGAAGTACCATTTATGCCTGCTAATAAAAAATAA
- a CDS encoding peptidoglycan recognition protein family protein, whose amino-acid sequence MRYFRVSLLLLIISCSPSRHAGDIIDRPVKFDEERKELTLEYLQDRYGIAKEQPVIQPKMIVVHWTAIPTLEASFAAFDPVRLPGSRSDIQGAGALNVSAHFLVDRDGRIYRLMPEIWMARHVIGLNHSAIGIENVGGTPVTPLTKAQLMSNLFLVSYLATKYSIDYVIGHHEYTLFEGHPLWLEKNEAYRTTKVDPGKEFMNDLRKGFTKYNFKPLPVKN is encoded by the coding sequence ATGCGCTATTTTCGAGTTTCGTTACTTTTACTTATTATTTCCTGTAGCCCTTCCCGGCATGCAGGTGATATTATTGATCGACCTGTTAAATTTGATGAAGAGCGAAAGGAACTTACCCTGGAGTATCTGCAAGACCGCTATGGAATTGCGAAGGAACAGCCGGTGATACAACCTAAAATGATTGTGGTTCACTGGACAGCCATACCCACTCTTGAAGCTTCGTTTGCCGCTTTTGATCCTGTAAGATTGCCCGGCTCAAGAAGTGATATACAGGGGGCAGGTGCCCTGAATGTTTCAGCTCATTTCCTTGTAGACAGGGATGGCAGGATATACAGGTTAATGCCGGAAATCTGGATGGCCAGGCACGTCATTGGCTTAAACCATTCAGCAATAGGAATTGAAAATGTAGGAGGGACCCCGGTCACCCCTCTTACCAAAGCCCAGTTAATGTCCAATCTTTTTTTGGTAAGTTACCTGGCTACAAAATATTCCATAGATTATGTAATTGGACATCATGAATATACCCTCTTTGAAGGCCATCCTCTCTGGTTGGAAAAGAATGAAGCCTATCGCACCACCAAAGTGGACCCGGGGAAGGAATTTATGAATGATCTAAGGAAAGGATTTACAAAGTATAATTTTAAACCTCTGCCGGTTAAAAACTAA
- a CDS encoding IS1182 family transposase codes for MNKKVVFKTYSQDQLSLLPPSYDDLVPKNHPVRIVNTIVDRLDISALERSYKGGGTSSYHPRMLLKVTIYAYLRNIYSSRKIEQALQENIHFMWLSGQSKPDHNTINDFRGKRLKGTFQNIFNQVVILLAEQGVLSLKELFVDGTKIEANANRYTFVWGKSNKTSKERIKKQLKELWKYVESVYDQEQMLPNEPDFEAIDPEKVAQTIDTINQALKDKEIDKKVKQKLNYAKKNWPQNLQKYNEQEKILGTRNSYSKTDPDATFMRMKDDYMQNGQLKPGYNLQASTNNQFIVNYSLAQTTADTTTLKDHLQKHIASYGEAPQTLTADAGYGSEENYVDLEEKEVTAYVKYNYFHKEQRDKKHRENPFHPDNLFYNQETDTYYCPMGQAMNKIESYESETKNGFKQTIHKYQAQNCLGCPLRGSCHKAKGNRTIERNHNLIRLKEKARDLLLSEEGIAHRKRRCWDVEAVFGNIKQNMGFKRFMLRGMDKATTEIGLIAMAHNLRKFSVA; via the coding sequence ATGAACAAGAAAGTTGTATTTAAGACTTACTCACAGGACCAGTTAAGTCTTCTTCCGCCCAGCTATGATGATTTGGTTCCTAAGAATCATCCTGTCCGAATTGTAAATACGATTGTTGATCGCCTTGATATCTCCGCTTTAGAAAGGAGCTATAAAGGAGGTGGCACTTCCAGCTATCATCCCCGGATGTTATTAAAAGTGACCATTTATGCCTATTTGCGCAACATTTACTCCTCTCGTAAGATAGAGCAAGCCCTACAGGAGAACATACACTTTATGTGGCTTAGCGGGCAAAGCAAACCAGATCATAATACCATCAATGATTTTAGGGGAAAACGCTTAAAAGGAACTTTTCAAAACATTTTTAATCAGGTTGTAATTTTATTGGCAGAACAAGGAGTGCTATCACTTAAAGAACTTTTTGTGGATGGCACCAAGATAGAAGCCAATGCTAACCGCTATACCTTTGTGTGGGGCAAGTCTAACAAGACCAGTAAAGAGCGAATCAAAAAACAACTTAAAGAACTATGGAAATATGTTGAGAGTGTCTATGACCAGGAGCAAATGTTGCCTAATGAACCTGATTTTGAAGCCATCGATCCTGAAAAAGTTGCTCAAACCATTGACACCATAAACCAGGCCCTGAAGGACAAAGAGATTGACAAGAAGGTCAAACAAAAGCTCAATTATGCCAAAAAGAACTGGCCACAGAACCTACAAAAATATAATGAGCAGGAGAAGATCCTGGGAACAAGGAACAGCTACAGCAAAACAGATCCCGATGCCACCTTTATGCGGATGAAAGATGATTATATGCAAAATGGGCAATTAAAACCCGGATATAACTTGCAGGCTTCAACCAATAATCAGTTTATCGTTAACTACTCCTTAGCACAAACTACAGCTGACACCACCACTTTAAAAGATCACCTGCAAAAACATATTGCCTCCTATGGAGAAGCTCCTCAAACTCTTACTGCCGACGCTGGTTACGGCAGTGAAGAAAATTATGTTGATCTAGAAGAGAAAGAAGTTACTGCCTATGTGAAATACAACTACTTTCACAAAGAACAACGGGATAAAAAGCACAGAGAAAACCCTTTCCATCCCGATAACTTGTTTTACAACCAGGAAACAGATACTTATTACTGTCCAATGGGGCAGGCGATGAATAAAATAGAAAGCTACGAAAGTGAAACTAAGAATGGTTTTAAACAAACGATCCACAAATACCAGGCTCAGAATTGCCTTGGCTGCCCGCTGCGAGGCAGCTGCCATAAAGCAAAAGGGAACAGGACCATCGAACGCAATCACAACCTAATTCGCCTAAAAGAAAAAGCAAGAGATTTGCTGCTAAGTGAAGAAGGAATAGCACATCGTAAGCGCCGGTGCTGGGATGTGGAAGCTGTCTTTGGAAATATCAAGCAGAACATGGGTTTCAAACGGTTTATGCTCCGGGGAATGGATAAAGCTACCACTGAGATAGGACTCATAGCAATGGCACACAACCTCAGGAAGTTCAGTGTAGCCTAA
- a CDS encoding M14 family metallopeptidase, producing MNTIKITLLFVLCGLTGFAQTPQLYKDLYDSYSTYKVDDFDQRRIKHTAVKNHLKELGSNELFNLQQVGTSIEGRELYLLSAGKGDTQVFLWSQMHGDESTATRALFDIFNFLQSDEFKAEKEKLFAELTIHFLPMLNPDGAEKFTRRNALGIDVNRDALRLQSPEGQTLKRIRDSLDADYGFNLHDQSKYYNASRTGNPATVSFLAPAYNYEKSINEVRGNALKLIVEMNRHLQEYIPGQVGRYNDDFEPRAFGDNIQKWGTSTILIESGGYQNDPEKQEIRKLNYSMILTALFAIAEGDFLENDIALYEEIPENDRMLFDLKITEVTYELLGNEYLLDLGINRQEVDDEENRSFHYKSHIVDRGDLSTSYGYEEFNAEGYGIKMPQVYPQELTIEQVEELDHAALLKKGYAYIPVKDLGSDKKSSPYPIHMVSPGYKVGNDLESTFFLEKDGRIEYAVVNGFLLDLSRDELEIENALIIK from the coding sequence ATGAATACAATAAAGATCACATTGCTTTTTGTGCTATGCGGCCTCACAGGCTTCGCACAAACTCCACAACTATATAAGGACCTTTATGATTCCTATTCAACATATAAAGTGGATGATTTTGACCAGCGAAGGATAAAACATACAGCGGTAAAAAATCATCTTAAAGAATTGGGGTCTAATGAACTTTTCAACCTGCAACAGGTGGGGACTTCTATCGAGGGCAGGGAGCTTTACCTTTTAAGTGCAGGAAAGGGAGATACGCAGGTGTTTCTCTGGTCCCAGATGCATGGGGATGAATCTACAGCAACACGGGCTCTTTTTGATATCTTCAATTTTTTGCAAAGCGATGAATTTAAAGCTGAAAAAGAAAAGCTGTTTGCTGAGCTTACCATCCATTTCCTGCCAATGCTGAATCCAGATGGGGCAGAGAAGTTCACACGACGCAACGCGTTGGGAATAGATGTGAACCGTGATGCTTTAAGGCTGCAGTCGCCAGAGGGGCAAACTCTTAAAAGAATTAGGGATAGCCTGGACGCCGATTATGGTTTTAACCTCCACGATCAAAGCAAATATTACAATGCCAGCCGCACCGGGAACCCTGCAACTGTTTCATTTTTGGCGCCGGCATATAATTACGAAAAGTCCATTAACGAGGTAAGGGGAAATGCTCTTAAGTTAATCGTTGAAATGAACAGGCACCTGCAGGAGTATATCCCCGGGCAGGTAGGACGATATAATGATGATTTCGAGCCCCGGGCGTTTGGGGATAATATCCAGAAATGGGGCACGAGCACCATTCTTATAGAATCTGGTGGTTATCAAAACGATCCTGAAAAACAGGAGATTAGAAAATTGAACTACAGTATGATCCTCACAGCACTTTTTGCTATTGCTGAAGGTGATTTCCTGGAAAATGATATCGCGCTTTATGAGGAAATTCCGGAAAATGACAGGATGCTCTTTGACCTTAAAATAACTGAAGTGACCTATGAACTTTTGGGCAATGAATACCTTCTCGATTTAGGAATAAACCGGCAGGAAGTAGATGATGAGGAGAATCGCAGTTTTCATTACAAAAGTCATATAGTAGACCGGGGAGACCTTTCAACCAGTTATGGCTATGAAGAATTCAATGCTGAAGGTTACGGGATAAAAATGCCGCAAGTGTATCCGCAGGAATTGACAATTGAACAGGTGGAGGAGCTGGACCATGCTGCATTGCTCAAAAAGGGCTATGCTTATATTCCTGTCAAAGACCTTGGCAGTGATAAAAAATCCTCACCCTATCCCATACATATGGTTAGTCCCGGCTATAAAGTGGGAAATGACCTGGAGTCAACTTTTTTTCTTGAAAAAGACGGGCGCATTGAATATGCGGTGGTCAACGGCTTTCTTCTGGACCTGTCCAGGGACGAGCTGGAAATTGAAAATGCCCTTATAATAAAATAA
- a CDS encoding SusC/RagA family TonB-linked outer membrane protein, whose protein sequence is MKSKITFLVLLALFQVSAMVGQERTVTGQVTSARDGMVLPGVNVIVKGTTVGTTTDFDGNYSLTVPTNATLVFSSLGFGTREVAVGNQQVINVELSEDLEGLDEVVVTSFGIERQTRALGYAVQEVTSEEITRTKQPNIVSALQGQAAGVQITNSGGAPGQSARIIIRGVNSLDPNADNQPLFVIDGVPIDNSTTESGGTPRGLSNRAADINPNDIESMNVLKGAAATALYGVRAANGAVIITTKKGKAGDVRINVSSSVGFEEVNQYPKFQETYGQGFAGVYDPNSFWPNWGPSMEEIRQIDPDAQFYDIWRDAMNTGVQYDNSFNISGGTENANFYASVSNLDQEGILPFSTWGRTTARLNGELKFSEKFSVAGNMSYVVSGGNRVPHDRFMERLVYNTPNKDIRDYINEDGTMNQRGGNTNPIYDARFSTFEDEVNRITGNFRFTYTPFDWMNLNYIIGTDYFHDARTSITPGPLGIEGELPLSSQGFITETRINSRDLNSNFFVTLSRDWSEKFSTVLRVGNDVFERDLERVDATGTEFVIPRFYDLSYTNQLSNSQDKRRKRLVGVYGDLSIEYDNMLFLNITARNDWTSTLPVGNNSFFYPSVNLGFVFTEAMDSPDFLTFGKLRASYAEVGKDTDPYLIGQTYTAPNVYPLGGQVGFTRFSQYGDLNLRPERTTAIEFGTDLRFFENRLGLDFTWYKSNSKDQIIPVPVSNTTGFSTFITNAGEIENRGVEFILRGTPIRTEDFRWEIALNAAYNRNEVVSIREGIEQIALGSQFGYAGSTVSSILTEGEAYGNIYGSSYRRFGADENTTHLDRDLPIVIGENGFPVRNGELLILGNATPKWIGGLRNNLTYKGWDLSFLIDFRTGVEQYNQYDMFFSAFGIAERTLERNSFRVFDGVLADGTPNTQEVWLGQGVGPDGRDYGAGFYRNTERTVSENFVQDASFVKLRNITLGYNFNDNILSSLGFINSARIAVAANNIILYTPWDGFDPESFSAGAGGNAVGFTGLGYPGVQSLFFTLNLGF, encoded by the coding sequence ATGAAAAGCAAAATTACATTTCTTGTGTTACTTGCTCTTTTTCAGGTATCTGCTATGGTAGGCCAGGAGAGGACGGTAACAGGACAGGTAACAAGTGCAAGAGACGGCATGGTCCTTCCGGGGGTCAATGTTATTGTGAAAGGTACTACAGTGGGTACCACGACAGATTTTGACGGTAATTATTCACTTACCGTACCTACAAATGCAACCCTGGTGTTTTCATCTCTTGGTTTTGGGACAAGAGAAGTAGCTGTAGGCAACCAGCAGGTTATCAATGTAGAGTTATCTGAAGACCTGGAGGGGCTCGATGAAGTTGTTGTTACCTCCTTTGGTATTGAAAGACAAACCAGGGCGCTGGGATATGCCGTGCAGGAAGTTACTTCAGAAGAAATTACGAGAACGAAGCAACCTAATATTGTAAGTGCCCTTCAAGGACAGGCTGCCGGGGTGCAAATTACCAATTCAGGTGGAGCTCCGGGGCAAAGTGCACGAATCATTATAAGGGGTGTGAACTCACTTGATCCAAATGCAGATAACCAGCCATTATTTGTTATAGATGGGGTGCCAATTGATAACTCCACTACAGAATCTGGTGGAACCCCACGTGGTCTTTCAAACAGGGCTGCAGATATAAACCCTAATGACATAGAATCCATGAACGTTCTAAAAGGTGCTGCGGCAACAGCTCTTTATGGAGTGAGGGCAGCAAATGGTGCGGTTATTATCACCACCAAGAAAGGAAAGGCAGGGGATGTGAGAATTAATGTGAGCAGCAGCGTAGGTTTTGAAGAGGTGAATCAATACCCTAAATTCCAGGAAACCTATGGGCAGGGATTTGCCGGAGTTTATGATCCTAATTCCTTTTGGCCAAATTGGGGGCCCTCAATGGAGGAAATTAGACAAATTGATCCAGATGCGCAATTCTACGATATTTGGAGAGATGCAATGAATACGGGGGTGCAGTATGATAACTCTTTTAATATTTCCGGCGGGACAGAAAATGCAAATTTCTATGCCTCTGTAAGTAATCTTGACCAGGAAGGGATCCTTCCTTTCAGTACCTGGGGCAGGACTACCGCAAGGTTAAACGGAGAGCTGAAATTCAGTGAGAAATTCTCGGTTGCAGGTAATATGTCCTATGTGGTTTCTGGTGGTAACAGGGTGCCCCATGACAGGTTTATGGAACGTTTGGTATATAACACGCCAAATAAAGACATAAGGGATTATATAAACGAAGATGGAACTATGAATCAAAGAGGTGGCAATACAAATCCAATATATGATGCCCGGTTTAGTACGTTTGAAGATGAGGTGAACCGTATAACCGGAAATTTCAGGTTTACATACACTCCCTTTGACTGGATGAATTTAAACTACATTATTGGAACAGATTATTTCCACGATGCCCGTACCTCAATTACTCCCGGTCCACTGGGAATTGAAGGGGAATTACCATTAAGCTCCCAGGGTTTTATTACTGAAACAAGAATAAACAGCCGGGACCTTAACTCCAACTTCTTTGTTACCCTTTCCAGGGACTGGAGTGAAAAATTTAGTACCGTACTGCGTGTTGGTAATGATGTTTTTGAAAGGGACCTGGAGAGAGTTGATGCTACGGGAACAGAATTCGTAATTCCGCGTTTTTATGACCTTAGTTACACAAACCAGCTTTCAAATTCCCAGGACAAGCGCCGGAAAAGACTTGTAGGTGTGTATGGGGACTTAAGTATTGAGTATGACAATATGCTGTTCTTAAATATTACAGCGAGAAATGACTGGACCTCTACCTTGCCGGTGGGTAATAATTCCTTCTTTTACCCATCTGTAAACCTTGGTTTTGTGTTCACAGAGGCTATGGATAGTCCAGATTTTCTCACCTTTGGTAAACTAAGAGCATCCTATGCTGAGGTTGGTAAGGATACAGATCCTTATTTAATAGGACAAACCTATACGGCTCCTAATGTTTATCCATTAGGCGGGCAGGTAGGTTTTACAAGGTTTAGCCAGTATGGAGACCTTAATCTACGGCCGGAAAGAACAACAGCGATAGAATTTGGAACAGATCTTAGATTCTTTGAGAACCGTTTAGGATTGGACTTTACCTGGTATAAATCCAATAGTAAGGACCAAATTATTCCTGTTCCGGTTTCCAATACCACCGGTTTCTCCACTTTTATTACAAATGCAGGGGAAATAGAAAACCGCGGGGTTGAGTTTATTCTTAGAGGTACCCCTATAAGAACAGAAGATTTTAGATGGGAAATTGCCCTTAATGCAGCTTATAACAGGAATGAAGTTGTCTCCATTAGGGAGGGAATAGAGCAAATTGCGCTGGGAAGCCAGTTTGGGTATGCTGGAAGTACTGTATCTTCTATCTTAACAGAAGGAGAGGCTTATGGCAACATTTATGGTAGTAGTTACCGTAGGTTTGGAGCAGATGAAAATACCACTCATCTCGACAGGGACCTTCCTATAGTTATAGGTGAAAATGGTTTCCCGGTAAGGAATGGGGAGTTACTTATTTTAGGTAATGCGACCCCCAAATGGATAGGGGGCTTAAGGAATAACTTGACCTATAAAGGTTGGGACCTGTCTTTCCTTATAGATTTCAGGACCGGGGTAGAGCAGTATAACCAGTATGACATGTTCTTCTCTGCATTTGGTATAGCAGAAAGAACCCTTGAAAGAAATTCATTCAGGGTTTTTGATGGGGTGCTGGCAGATGGTACTCCCAATACCCAGGAAGTATGGCTGGGACAGGGTGTGGGGCCAGATGGCCGTGACTACGGTGCCGGTTTTTATCGTAATACAGAGCGTACTGTGAGTGAAAACTTTGTGCAGGATGCCTCTTTCGTCAAATTAAGGAATATCACCCTTGGGTATAATTTTAACGATAATATCCTAAGCTCACTTGGTTTCATTAATTCTGCCAGGATTGCTGTAGCAGCAAACAATATTATCCTTTATACGCCCTGGGATGGGTTTGACCCGGAATCATTTAGTGCCGGTGCGGGTGGTAATGCCGTTGGATTTACCGGTCTTGGCTACCCTGGAGTTCAAAGTTTGTTTTTTACACTTAACCTAGGTTTCTAA
- a CDS encoding SusD/RagB family nutrient-binding outer membrane lipoprotein, whose product MKIIKKIFTYSLAMGALATLGSCDDYLDINENPNNPTEAPLAGLMTNSTYETAQNVYRLGSTTSNYVQYLASPNPGGAADTMEPTSFDNTWATLYSVMTDLNDMITAAQETGANHYEGAGQILLGLHLAMTVDAFGDVPFSESFDFATLTPSYDDDAQLYDRVLALLNEGTSNMSQETTLPLGNDDFIYSGDADKWVKFGNMLRARYLNHLSGTGAYDPAAVLAALEGGFESSADDAQVEYFEQAYNPWATVAINNANLFLGGWISEHFIAAFDGTIHGVEDPRMPLIIGATDEGEYIGVKSGAGRGDAPESGARSTLIEDQFYTEREGPVLIATYFEQKFIEAEAAFSIDKSRSYQAYLEGIEAHMRKVGVPEGEIQAYINSPEVSMGEAAFTMDDIFEEKWKAMFLHPEAWVDARRFDYQYEGFELPANLNPDLNGQLIRRLAYPDSERSRNGSNVPNVTLLDRIFWDE is encoded by the coding sequence ATGAAGATTATAAAGAAAATATTTACGTATTCGTTGGCAATGGGTGCACTGGCCACGCTTGGCTCCTGTGATGACTACCTTGATATTAACGAGAACCCGAATAATCCCACAGAGGCTCCTCTGGCGGGGTTAATGACAAATTCCACTTACGAAACGGCCCAGAATGTCTACAGGCTGGGAAGTACTACTTCAAATTATGTGCAATATTTGGCATCGCCTAACCCGGGTGGAGCTGCAGATACTATGGAACCTACAAGTTTCGATAATACCTGGGCTACGCTTTACAGTGTGATGACAGATCTTAATGATATGATCACTGCAGCACAGGAAACCGGTGCAAACCATTATGAAGGTGCGGGCCAAATCCTGCTTGGACTTCATTTGGCTATGACCGTGGATGCCTTTGGGGATGTGCCGTTTAGTGAATCCTTCGATTTTGCAACCCTGACCCCGTCCTACGATGATGATGCCCAGCTTTATGACAGGGTTTTGGCACTGCTCAACGAAGGTACTTCCAATATGTCGCAGGAAACCACTTTGCCCCTGGGGAATGATGATTTTATCTATTCCGGGGATGCAGATAAGTGGGTGAAATTTGGAAATATGCTGCGTGCAAGGTATTTAAACCATTTAAGTGGTACAGGAGCATATGATCCTGCTGCGGTATTGGCAGCTTTGGAGGGAGGTTTCGAAAGCAGTGCAGATGATGCACAGGTAGAGTATTTTGAACAGGCATATAATCCCTGGGCAACTGTAGCCATTAATAACGCCAATTTATTTCTTGGTGGCTGGATATCTGAACACTTCATTGCAGCCTTTGATGGTACGATCCACGGAGTTGAAGATCCACGAATGCCCTTAATCATTGGTGCTACAGACGAAGGCGAATACATTGGGGTAAAAAGTGGTGCCGGGAGGGGCGATGCTCCAGAATCTGGTGCGAGATCTACCTTGATCGAAGACCAGTTCTATACTGAAAGAGAGGGGCCGGTTCTAATCGCTACTTATTTTGAGCAAAAATTCATTGAGGCTGAAGCCGCTTTCAGTATTGATAAATCCAGGTCCTACCAGGCATATCTGGAAGGGATTGAAGCTCATATGAGAAAAGTGGGGGTGCCGGAAGGAGAGATACAAGCCTACATAAACAGCCCGGAAGTAAGTATGGGGGAAGCTGCTTTTACAATGGACGATATTTTTGAGGAAAAGTGGAAAGCAATGTTCCTTCATCCTGAAGCCTGGGTAGATGCCAGGAGATTCGATTACCAGTATGAAGGTTTCGAATTACCCGCAAATCTTAATCCAGATCTCAATGGCCAGCTTATACGACGCCTGGCATATCCAGATTCTGAAAGGAGCAGGAATGGAAGTAATGTTCCAAATGTTACTTTGCTCGACAGGATCTTTTGGGATGAATAA